The DNA segment GCAGGAGAAACTGGCCTGGATGGTCACCGAGATCACCAAGGGCCAGCTGCTGGTGCTCCAGCTGGGGCGGCTGAAGGACGCCAAGACCTTCACGCCCGCGCAGGTCTCCATGGCCAAGATGAACAACGTGAACGTGGCGCTCGAGATCTGCCGCAAGGCCCGCACCATCCTCGGAGCCAATGGCATCCTCGACGAGTACCCCGTCATGCGCCACATGGCCAACCTCGAAAGCGTGTACACCTACGAGGGAACGCACGATATGCACACCCTCATCATCGGTCAGGAAATCACCGGAATTCCGGCCTACCGCTGATTCGGGTGGCAGTCGTTCACCCGCGAACAGGCCCGCCGTATGGCGGGCCTGTTTCGTTTTTCACTTCTTCGGCGCGCGATTCTGCTCCGTCCTCACCACCAGCACGTCGCAGGGGGCCAGCCGCACGGCGCGGGCGGCGGTGCTGCCGAAGAGCAGGCGTTCCAGCGTGGAATGGCCGACCTGGGCCACCACCAGGAGGGTGCGGGAATCCGCGGCGGCCACCAGTTCCTCCGCGGGGCCGCCCCAGGTGACGGCGACCGTGGCGTCGGGGTAGGGCTTGGTCCAGCTCTCGAGCTGCTCGCGGGCATGGTCCTCCATCGTCTGGAGCCAGGCGGGGTCGGGCAGGGCGATCTGGGCTTCGGGCAGCATGGGAGCCGGCGGCTGGAGGACGTGCATGGCCACCAGCGGGACGCCCAGCCGCTCGGCCCAGCCTCCGGCCCGCTCCAGGGCCTGCCTGGACGCTTCGGAAAAATCCACTCCCACCAGCACGCGCGCGATCATGGCGCCTCCGTCGGATACGCCCAAGCTTAGGGTCCCGCTCCCCGCCGTCTCCAGTTTTTTTCCGGGGAGGGGTTGAATAATGAGTTGCAACACCTAAAATGACTTTGAAGGAGGCGCCATGATCACGCTGCGTCGCGCCCAGGACCGGGGACACTTCGATTTCGGGTGGCTGGACACCCGGCACACCTTCTCGTTCGGGGAGTATTTCGATCCCGAGCACAGCGGTTTCCGCGCCCTGCGGGTGCTGAACGAGGATCGCGTCCAGCCGGGGAAGGGCTTCGGCACCCATTCGCACCGGGACATGGAGATCCTCACGTGGGTGATCTCCGGTGCCCTGGCGCACGGTGACAGCCTCGGCACGCGCGGAGTGATCCGGCCCGGCGAGGTCCAGCTCATGAGCGCGGGCACCGGCATCCGCCACAGCGAAACCAATCCCTCGGACGCGGAGCCGGTCCACTTCCTCCAGATCTGGATCGTCCCCGCGTCGGAAGGCCTTCCGCCCCGCTACGACCAGAAGATGTTCCCGGAAGCCGATTTGAAGAATCGTCTGCGGCTGATCGCCGGTCCGGAGGCTGAGGAGGGGGCCGCGAAGGTGGTCCAGGACGTGAAGATCTATGCCGCGCGGTTGGATCCCGGGGCGGAGGTGAGGGCGGACTTGGCCGCTGGTCGCGCGGGCTTCCTCCACGTGGCTTCCGGAACGGTCTCCCTGCAGGGCGCCGCGCTCCGCGCCGGGGATGGCGCCCGCATCGAGGGGGAACCCTCCGTGGCCGTGATCGGGGAAACCGCCGCCGAAATCCTGTTCTTCGACCTCGCCTGAGGAGCTTCCATGCGCATCAAGCCCGTGGTTTCCGTCGTGTCCGGCCAACCCACCCGGGACGGCAACGGCGTCCCCCTGGTCCGCCTCGTCCCGGGGCAGGGGCAGAAGGGCAGCGGCGCGTTCCGGACGATGGATCCCTTTCTCCTCATGGACCACTTCGGCCCCATGGTGCTGCCGCCGGGGACGGATGCGGGGTTTCCGCCCCATCCCCACAAGGGCTTCCAGACCCTCACCTACCTCATCCAGGGCGCTTTCCGCCACCGCGACAGCACGGGCGGCGCGGGCCTCCTCCGTCCGGGCGGCGCGCAGCTGATGAACGCCGGGGCGGGAATCATCCACGAGGAGATGCCCGTTCCGGAGCACCTGGAAACGGGCGGACCCATCGAGGGCGTGCAGTTGTGGATCAACCTTCCGCGGGCGGACAAGGCCTCCGCTCCCGGCTACACCGACCTCCAGCCGGAATCCATGCCGTGGACCCCCGTGGCGGATGGTCGATTGCGCGTGCTGCTGGGGACCTGGGCGGGCGTCACCGGCCCGGGCCGCACGCCCGCGCGGATCGCCTATGCCCACCTGGAACTGGATGAGGGCGGGCGCTTCGAGCATGCCATCCCGGCCGGCTGGGTGGCGGCCATCGTGCCCCTGCGGGGAAACGTGCGGGTGGCGGACGTGGCCGTGCCTGCCAACAGTGTCGCGCTCCTGGGCGAGGGAGAGGCGCTGGGGTTGGAGGCGCTTTCCGACGCCAGCGTGATGCTTCTGGCCGGCGAGCCGCTGGCGGAACCCATCGCCCACTACGGCCCCTTCGTGATGAACGTGCCGGAGGAAATCGAGCAGGCCCTTGCCGATTACCAGCAGGGCCGCTGGGGCAGTCTCGACTGAACTTGAACCCCCCGCTTGAGGGGCCGATGGGAGAACCAGCCCCCAGGGAGATCCCATGTTCCGTCCCGCTCCCAGGCCCTCCCCGGACCGCCTTCTCGTCGGCGATGAGGCGGCGCTCGTCCGGGATCTGGGAGGGCTGGAGCGGGTGATCAACCGGTCGGCCGCAGGTGCCGCGCGGACATCCGCCCGGATCCAGACCCTGGCGCGGGAAATCGACCAGATCCTCGTCAGCACCCGCTCGATCCAACAGACCCTGGTGGGCCTTGATGACGACATCTCCCGCGCGGCCACGGCGGCGGAAGAGGGCGCCGACGCCACCCGCCGGACCGCGGATCTGACGGCGCAGGGGCGGCGGGAAAGCGCCGAGGCCGTGTCCACCGTGCGGGAGCTGCAGCGCCAGACGGGGCTCACCGCCGAGAAACTGGAATCGCTGTTGGGCCACATTGCCCAGGTGAGCGAAGTCTCGCAGGTGATCGGCGAGATCGCGGATCGGACGGGGCTCCTCAGCCTGAACGCCGCCATCGAGGCCGCCCACGCGGGTGAGGCGGGCCGCGGCTTTGCCGTGGTGGCCGACGAGGTGCGCAAACTGGCGGATCGCACTTCCCAGCAGACCGAAGAGATCGCCGCGCTGCTGGAGGCCATCCGGCGGGACCTGGACCCTGCGCGGGAGGCCATGAACCGCAGCGTGGGCTTGGCTTCCGAGACGCGGACGCGCGTGGAGACCGTGGAAGAGCGGTTTTCCGGAATCGCAGAGCTGGCGGCCTCGGCCGCGGGAAACGTGGTGAGCATCGCGCAATCCGCCGCCAGCCAGCACGGGGCCGCCCGCACCCTGGTGGAAGCCTCTGCCAGCCTCCTGGAGTCCACCGGCACGTTGAAAACCGAGGCGGAAGCCGTGTCCCGGGAGGCGTTCGCCGTGGCCTCCTTCACGGAAGAGGGCCATCGCCACCTCGCGCCCTACGACGTCGGTTCCCAGTTCCACCGTGCCCTCCGCCTAGCGCGCGACCTCTCGGCGGTGTGCACCCGCATCCTGGAAGCCCCCGTCCAGGAAGGGCGGATCCGTCCCGATCAGCTCCTGGCGCTGGACTACGCCGAGATCCGCGGGGCGGAGATCCAGGGCCTGGCGGGATTCTTCGGGGTGCGGCACGTGCCGCCCGAGGGCTTCCAGCCTCCGAAGTTCCGCACCGCCTACGATGCGCTGGTGGAACGGCCTCTGCAGGAAGCCTTCGACGCGGTGCTGGCGCAGGAGCCCCGCCTGACCTTCGCCCTGGCCATCGACCTCAACAGTTACGCGGCCTCCCACAACCGGCGCTTCACCCAGGATTGGACCGGACGGCCCGAGCAGGACCTTGCGGGCAATCGCGCGAAGCGCTTCTTCACCGACAACCGCGTGCTGGTGCGGGGGGCGCGCCACGGCCTGGGCGAAACCGCGGAATCCTTGCCCGATCGCGCACCTCGCGGAGACTTCCGTCGCGTCGCCGACCTGGCCCGCCCGGCTGCGAAGACGGACGACTTCCTCGTGCAGACCTACGCCCGCGACACCGGCGCGATCATCACCGTGCTGACCGTCCCCCTCTACGCCTGCGGCGAACGGTACGGCGCGACGCTTCTGGGGTGGTCGGACGAGGGCTAGGCGGCGGTCCTGCGACGTGCCAAAGGGGATATTGAGGTATAACTCAATACACATCAGCTATATAAATTCTTAACAATTTTTAATGTATCACTTGTCGGAATCTATTCCGATAATCGGTCACTTTGCCTCCCCAACCATCCGCCTTTCCCTGTTGATCTCCTGCCTTCGAGCTGGACTGAGGTCCCGCTTTTTTCTTATCTCTTTTCTGTGAGGAAGCCGTATGCATCGATTCCCGCGAAAATGCCTCGCCCTTTTCGCATCCCTCGCCGTGGGCCTCGGTCTGATGACGGGATGCCACTCGAGTTCCCATCCAGCCAAGGATGCGGACGCGAGATTGTCCGCCCTGGCGGTATCGGCGGGGATGCTGACTCCCGCCTTCGACGCCTCCGTCACCTCGTACTCCCTGACCGTGGCCGCCTCGGTGACCAGCACGACGGTCACGCCCACCGTCCAGAGTTCGCGGTCGACGGTAACGGTGAAGGGAACGGGCGTCGCCAGCGGTTCCGCATCGGGCGCCCTGGCGCTGATCGTGGGGGACAACCTCATTCCGGTGGTGGTCACCGCCGAAAGCGGCGCGACGAAGACCTATACGGTCAACGTGAAGGTCGTCCAGGACGCCGACGCCAGCATGGTGGGGCTATCTCCGTCGACCGGCCTCCTGACGCCGGCCTTCGACTCCGATGTGCACGCCTACACCGTGGATCTCTATTCGGGCCCCTCCAGCCTCACGATCCGGCCGATGCTGGCCAGCGCGAAGGCGACCGTGACGGTGAACGGCGTTCCCGTCGCCAGCGGCGCCACTTCCGCCGCGATTCCCTTGTCCGTGGGCCAGACACCGATCCAGGTCGTGGTGACTGCCGAAAACGGTTCCAGCGTGACGACGACGGTCACCGTCATCAAGCGGACGCCCTCCACCCCCGTCTGGGTGCTGGACTCCTCCAACGGCAGTCCGGTCCCCGGCACCATGCTGAGCGTGCTGGATTCCGCGGGAAAGATGCTGGAGAGCTGCATTCCCGTGGGCGCCAAGGGCACCGTGACCCTCGGGCTCGATCCCACCAAGAAATACATCCTTCGCGCCAAGGGGACGGGTTCCGCCCAGGCCTCCTTCGTGAATTTCGACCCCAGTAAGGAATCCTCCGCGAACCTCTACTGCCACCCCCTGGGCATGATCAACTTCCCCGCGGAGGCGCCCCAGATCACCCAGCTCTCGTACAGCGCCGACGGAACCACCTGGACGCCGGTCTCCAACAACCAGATCACCGACACCCTGGCGCACATCGCGTACCTGAAGGTGACGGCCATCGGAAAGGCCGGGATCAGTTCCACGGCCTGGTCCGGATTCGGGATCGGCACCAACGTCGATCGCCCTGCCTGGGCGTGGGATTACGTGCCCGCCTCCGCGATCGATGAGAATTCCGTCGCCACCCAGGTGGAGGGCCTCCCCTACTACCAGAGCACCTCCGAATTCGCGCTCACCCTCAACAACTTCCTTGCGGGGAACTCCCACTACATCGACGTGGTGGCCTACGACGTGGCGAACAACCGCACCGAGCAGCGGGTCTACATCACCGTGAATGACGCCGTGACCTACGCGGCCGATCCCGACATCTCGGCGGTGGCGCCCTCGGCCATGATCGTCCAGCTCGGGACCTACGGCCTCACCCGCGACGTCTTTGCCGTCACGCCCGTCGACCAGAAGAACATCACCTACTCCGCGATCATCCAGTTCAACGTGGGTTCCGGCGCCTCGGCTCCGGGCATCCGCGGATTCGAGGTCTACCGTTCCGCGGACGGGACGAACTTCAAGAAAGTGGTGACGAACCTGTACGGCACCCTCTACAAGGGCAGCAGCGGCGTCTACAGCTGCTATGACCTGGATCCCTCCCTGCAGGAGGGCGTCACCTACACCTACAAAGTCAAAGCCTTCAACGGGAACCTGACCAGCAACGGCGGTTATACGCCGGAATCGGTGCTCGTGGCGGCCCAGTATCTGCCGCCCTACACCGTAAGCCTCGCCGCGCCGGCCACCTACGCCGTCAGCCAGAGCCGGCAGCCCACCTTCAAGTTCGGGATCTCCAATCCGGCCCTCTTCGATCCGGCGGTCTCCGATTACTTCCGCTTCTACCTCTTCATCAAGGACAAGGTGGGCACCTCGATCTATGGCCAGGCCTACCGCTACAACTTCCTGACCGCGAAATTCGAAAAGCTGGTGGGCGCCAGCTATGTGGACGCGACTTCCGAAGTGTCCATCAGCGCCGATCACGCGACCGTCAGCATCATCTACCCGAATGCCACTACCCTCATGCCCGGCATCACCTACGAGTGGAGCATCTTCGGCACGAAGGGGAGCGCCAGCTATTCCACCTCCGACGCGTCCTCCTTCCTGAAGTACTACGGGACGGATACCGCGGGACGGGCCCTGTCGTACGGCAGCACGTACGAGAAGAGCTACGGCGCCATCAACGGCTTCTTCACGCTGACCATCGATCCCAATGCCCAGTAGAGAGGCGATCATGAACACACCACGCTTCGGGAGCCTCCTTCTCGCACTCGCCGCCAGCTTTGCGCTGATCGGCATCGGATGCGGTTCCCCATCTAAGACGGAGGCGGCGCGCGCGGTTCCCGCCGCCGTCTCCACTGCGCCCGCCGTGCAATACACCTTCTACAACCCGGCCTCCGAACAGGACCTCCGAAACGACACCGTCTACGGCTTTCTCATCGTGAAGACCTCGGCCACCTTCCGGGAGTCGCTGTTCGAGAGCCAAGGGCTCAAGGTGGCGGGCCGGTTCACCGCGAAAGGGTTCAACTATTACCACCTCCAGAAGGATGCCGGGCTCATGGAAGCCATGGACGACCTTCGGAAGATCTCCGGCATCCTCTACGTCGAGCCGGACGTGAGGCTGACGAAGGATTCCGGAATCGTCTACGACAACCCCGATCCCCGCGCCCTCAGCGAGGAGTATTCCCTCGCCCTCACGCAGTGCAAGCAGGCCTGGACGACCTACGGCTTCGGCGCGAACCGGCCCACCACCGTGGACATCGATACCGGCGTGAATTTCGGCCATGAGGATCTGACCGGGATCGTGACGCACGCCTTCTCGTGGTACGACCTCGACAACGGCGGCGCGCTCATCGACGGGTCCGACGATCCCACGGTCCAGCCGCTGGATTACCTCGGGACCGCGCGGACGAGCACCGACGGCGCCGGTCACGGGACCCATACGGCCGGCACCCTCGCCGCCCGGGGCAACAACGGAAAGGGCGTCGCGGGCGTCTGTTGGAACGTGGATCTCGTTAGCTACAAGGGGCTCTCGGACGCCGGCTCGGGAGGCACGTGGGCCATCTACGGTTCGCTCTACCACTTGATCCAGTGGAAGGCGGCGCACTACCCCCACACCATCGCCGTCAACATGTCCCTGGGCGGAAGCAGCGCCTCCCAGTTCGCCATCGACATGGTGGAGCAGTGCGTCGAGAACAACGTCGTCATCGTCGCTTCGATGGGCAACACCGGTCAGAGCCTGGCCCAGTACCCGGCGGGCTACGCCGGCGTGGTCGCCGTGGGCGCCACCAACGGCCAGGACAAGAAAGTCCACTTCTCCACGTCCGGACGCAACATTTCCGTGTGCGCCCCCGGTTACGACATCATCTCCACCTATATCGGATCCACTACGGAGTACGAGTCCGACTCGGGGACCTCCATGTCGGCGCCCTTCGTGACGGGGCTGGTGAACTACATGCTCACCTTCGCTCCCGACCTGAATCCCGCCCAGATCAAGACCTATCTGGAAGCGAATGCCGACTTCATCGAAGGCGCGACGGGCTACACCGAAGGCACCGGCTGGGGGCGTGTCAACGTGCTGAAGACCATCGCCGCCGTGGTGGCCGATGTGAACGCGCACACCACGCCCGCGTCCAACTACGTCAATGCGCCCCTGAAGGTGAAGGTCCTGAATACCTTCCAGGGCTCCACCAGCCCCTTCTCCGGAGTGGCCACCTACCTCTACCAGTGCGATTCCGCCGGTGCCATTTCCAATTACGTGGCCAGCAGCCTGACGGTGGCGGGAAGCGTCACTGGCGAGGACGGCGTGGCCTTCTTCAATCTGCTTCGACCCGGCTACTACGTCGTCAAGACCTACTACGGGAGCACCGCAGGCAGCAGCAGCGTCTTCCAGGTCCAGGCGGGACAATCCATCCCCGTCCAGACCATCAACTACGCGCTGCCGCTGTACTACATCCAGACCTTCCCCACCGCCGCCGGCGGCACGGCGGACGACATCATCACCCTCTACAACGCGGCCGGCGCCACGCTCACCACCTACGACGTAGGCGCCCTCGACACCCTGGCGGTTGTCCTGCCGTCGGCCACCTACACCATCCGGATCACGACCTACGGGGGCTTCTACGGGGAATACGCCCTGTGGATGGGGCCGGCCCTTCACGCCACGCCCGCTCCCAACACGTTCGCGACGGTCAACACCGGCGCGGGAGAGGTTCTCGGGAGCCAGAGCCATGTGAAGGCCACGCCCCAGGCCATCGGCCTGAACACGCTGGTCTACGGCAAGACGACCTCCGGCGCCACGGCGGGGGATTTCTACGCCGTGGTCATTCCCTAGCGCGTCGGGTTCCGGGAGGGGAGGCGAGGCCGAAGCGCCGCGCCTCCCCTTCGCATTTGCTTCGGCAGAAAGGCATCCGTGAAAGTGCTTCCAGGGCTTCTTTCCCTCATGGTTCTCCTGGCGGCCGTCCCTGGCCACGCAGGCCCGCCCGTGCTCGACCTGCGGCAGGTGGAAGAATTCAAGGTTCCCTCCGATTCCTTCCCGTCTTTCCACCTGCGTTTCCTGGCCGGCCATCCGGTCCTGTTCACCTTCCGGGCAGGCATCCCCGTCCTCCAGGATCCGGAAGCTCTCGCCATTCCGGAGAAAATGTCCGCTCTCTGCACCCTGAGGGCGGAAGATGCGAGGCCCCGCCGGCGAGCGAAACGCGTCCGGTGGGGGGTGCTGAAAGCGCTTCTGCTGAGCGATTTTCCCCCGATCGGGAAGGGGAACGCCTTCTTTGCCGGCGCGGTGGTTCGCGGTGCGGATTCCCACCGGCGGGAATTCGTCCCGGGCGAAGGCAAAGACAGGATCGCCCTGGAATCGGGAACTCCGCTTCCCCCCGGGCCCGCCCTGATCCTGGGCCATCTCGACGAAACCCGGGCGTCCAGCTCCAACCGGCTGGAACCCTACCTCGTCGTCGGAGCGTGGATCAGCCTCTGATCCGGTCTCACAGCGGCTTCGCTTCCAGCTTCCGCGCCAGGCTGAACTTCCCCTGCGCCAGTTTGGCCACGGCGCGGGCAAGGGCTTCGCGGCTGCAGGCCAGCTCGGCGCTCCAGGCTTCCAGTGGCAACTCGCCCCCTTCGGGGTGCTCCTCGATCCACGTTTCCCATCGCCCAGCGAGGGCCGCCGCCTCGGGCTCCTGGCGATCGCGCCAACTGCGCTCCTGGGGCCTGCGGGGCTCGTAGAAGGCCTGGCTCCGCAGGCGGTCGGGGAGGAAGGCCTGTTCGCGGTCGTAGTCGTTGTGGGAGTAGTGGTAGCCCGTGCCCATGCCCGCCTTCCGGGCGGTGGAGGTGTGCGAGTCGCGGATGGCTTCGGGAATGGGGGCGTCCTCCGCGGCGAGGGCGGCGTCGATGCCCATGACGGTGGCGTTGCTCTTGGCGGCGTTGGCCACGTAGATGACCGCCTGGGCCAGGGGGATGCGGGCCTCGGGCCACCCGATCTGCTCCACCGCGCGGCTGGCGGCTTCCGCCAGGATGAAGGCCTGGGGATCGGCGTTCCCGACGTCCTCGGCGGCGCACACCATCAGGCGGCGGGCGATGAAGCGGGGATCCTCCCCGCCGCGGATCATGCGGCTGAGGTAGTAGAGCGCGGCGTCGGCGTCGGAGCCCCGCAGGCTCTTCTGGAACGCGCTGGCCAAGTCGTAGTGGCCATCGGCGCGGTCGAACATCATCCGGCCGCCCAGGGCGCCCTGGAGAGATTCCAGGTCCGCATCCGGCATTTCCATCCAGGTCTCCAACCCGGACAGCGCGGCCCGGAGGTCGCCCCCCGCCCAGTGGGACAGCCATTCGAAGACCTCGGGCGGTTCCGGCTCGCCGTCCCGTTCCTTCGCCCAGGCCCGCGCGAGCACGCGCTGGATGTGGGCGGGCTCCAGGCCCTTGAGGGCGATGAGCTGGCAGCGGCTGCGGAGCGCGGGATTCAGGTAGAACGCCGGGTTCTCCGTGGTGGCCCCGATGAGGACGGCTTCGCCGCGCTCCAGGAAGGGCAGCAGGATGTCCTGTTGGGCGCGGTTGAAGCGGTGGATCTCATCCAGGAATACGACCGGCGGGACGCCCCGGAATAGGGGCATGTCCCGGCTTTCCTGGAGGAACTTCTTCAGTTCCGCCGCGCTCCCGCCGACGCCCGAGAATTCCCGAAAGGTGTGACCCGTGGCCTCCGCCAGGATGCGGGCCAGCGTGGTCTTGCCCGTTCCGGGCGGTCCCCACAGCACCATGGATGGGAGGCGGCCCCCGGCGGTGAGGCGGGTCAGCCCTCCTTTGGGGCCGAGCAGGTGCTCCTGGCCCACCACCTCGTCGAGGGTCGTGGGGCGCAGGCGCTCGGGAAGGGGGGCGTGGGACATGGCGGACCGGCCTTCCAGACTAGCCGCTGTGCTAGGCTCCCGGGATGATTCCGGCCTACGAGCGCGACCCCTACGCCACCGCCCTGGAGACCCGGGTACTGCGTACAGGAGAAGAAGAGGGTCGGCCCTTCGCCATCCTGGAGGACAGCCTGCTGTACCCCGAAGGTGGCGGCCAGCCCGCAGACCGGGGGTCGCTGGGTGGGATTCCCGTCCTCGACGTGCAGAAGCGCGCGGGGGAAATCCGCCACTACCTGGCCGCTCCGGCGGTGGAGGGCGCGGTTTCCGTGGCCCTCGACTGGCCGAGGCGCTTCGACCACATGCAGCAGCATACGGGCCAGCACCTGCTCACGGCCGTGGCCCAGGATCGCTTCGGCTGGGGCACGACGGCCTTCCATCTGGGGCCGTCGGTGTGCGACATCGAACTGGACGCCGCGTCCATCGCCCCCGCCGACCTGGAGCGGCTGGAAGAGGCCGTGGCGGCGGAGATCCGGGCGGCCCGGGAGATCACGGCGCGGCGGGTGAGCCCTGAGGAATACGAGCGGGAAGCC comes from the Geothrix sp. 21YS21S-4 genome and includes:
- a CDS encoding universal stress protein, whose product is MIARVLVGVDFSEASRQALERAGGWAERLGVPLVAMHVLQPPAPMLPEAQIALPDPAWLQTMEDHAREQLESWTKPYPDATVAVTWGGPAEELVAAADSRTLLVVAQVGHSTLERLLFGSTAARAVRLAPCDVLVVRTEQNRAPKK
- a CDS encoding pirin family protein → MITLRRAQDRGHFDFGWLDTRHTFSFGEYFDPEHSGFRALRVLNEDRVQPGKGFGTHSHRDMEILTWVISGALAHGDSLGTRGVIRPGEVQLMSAGTGIRHSETNPSDAEPVHFLQIWIVPASEGLPPRYDQKMFPEADLKNRLRLIAGPEAEEGAAKVVQDVKIYAARLDPGAEVRADLAAGRAGFLHVASGTVSLQGAALRAGDGARIEGEPSVAVIGETAAEILFFDLA
- a CDS encoding pirin family protein, which translates into the protein MRIKPVVSVVSGQPTRDGNGVPLVRLVPGQGQKGSGAFRTMDPFLLMDHFGPMVLPPGTDAGFPPHPHKGFQTLTYLIQGAFRHRDSTGGAGLLRPGGAQLMNAGAGIIHEEMPVPEHLETGGPIEGVQLWINLPRADKASAPGYTDLQPESMPWTPVADGRLRVLLGTWAGVTGPGRTPARIAYAHLELDEGGRFEHAIPAGWVAAIVPLRGNVRVADVAVPANSVALLGEGEALGLEALSDASVMLLAGEPLAEPIAHYGPFVMNVPEEIEQALADYQQGRWGSLD
- a CDS encoding methyl-accepting chemotaxis protein, with translation MFRPAPRPSPDRLLVGDEAALVRDLGGLERVINRSAAGAARTSARIQTLAREIDQILVSTRSIQQTLVGLDDDISRAATAAEEGADATRRTADLTAQGRRESAEAVSTVRELQRQTGLTAEKLESLLGHIAQVSEVSQVIGEIADRTGLLSLNAAIEAAHAGEAGRGFAVVADEVRKLADRTSQQTEEIAALLEAIRRDLDPAREAMNRSVGLASETRTRVETVEERFSGIAELAASAAGNVVSIAQSAASQHGAARTLVEASASLLESTGTLKTEAEAVSREAFAVASFTEEGHRHLAPYDVGSQFHRALRLARDLSAVCTRILEAPVQEGRIRPDQLLALDYAEIRGAEIQGLAGFFGVRHVPPEGFQPPKFRTAYDALVERPLQEAFDAVLAQEPRLTFALAIDLNSYAASHNRRFTQDWTGRPEQDLAGNRAKRFFTDNRVLVRGARHGLGETAESLPDRAPRGDFRRVADLARPAAKTDDFLVQTYARDTGAIITVLTVPLYACGERYGATLLGWSDEG
- a CDS encoding cadherin-like beta sandwich domain-containing protein, translated to MTGCHSSSHPAKDADARLSALAVSAGMLTPAFDASVTSYSLTVAASVTSTTVTPTVQSSRSTVTVKGTGVASGSASGALALIVGDNLIPVVVTAESGATKTYTVNVKVVQDADASMVGLSPSTGLLTPAFDSDVHAYTVDLYSGPSSLTIRPMLASAKATVTVNGVPVASGATSAAIPLSVGQTPIQVVVTAENGSSVTTTVTVIKRTPSTPVWVLDSSNGSPVPGTMLSVLDSAGKMLESCIPVGAKGTVTLGLDPTKKYILRAKGTGSAQASFVNFDPSKESSANLYCHPLGMINFPAEAPQITQLSYSADGTTWTPVSNNQITDTLAHIAYLKVTAIGKAGISSTAWSGFGIGTNVDRPAWAWDYVPASAIDENSVATQVEGLPYYQSTSEFALTLNNFLAGNSHYIDVVAYDVANNRTEQRVYITVNDAVTYAADPDISAVAPSAMIVQLGTYGLTRDVFAVTPVDQKNITYSAIIQFNVGSGASAPGIRGFEVYRSADGTNFKKVVTNLYGTLYKGSSGVYSCYDLDPSLQEGVTYTYKVKAFNGNLTSNGGYTPESVLVAAQYLPPYTVSLAAPATYAVSQSRQPTFKFGISNPALFDPAVSDYFRFYLFIKDKVGTSIYGQAYRYNFLTAKFEKLVGASYVDATSEVSISADHATVSIIYPNATTLMPGITYEWSIFGTKGSASYSTSDASSFLKYYGTDTAGRALSYGSTYEKSYGAINGFFTLTIDPNAQ
- a CDS encoding S8 family serine peptidase, whose product is MNTPRFGSLLLALAASFALIGIGCGSPSKTEAARAVPAAVSTAPAVQYTFYNPASEQDLRNDTVYGFLIVKTSATFRESLFESQGLKVAGRFTAKGFNYYHLQKDAGLMEAMDDLRKISGILYVEPDVRLTKDSGIVYDNPDPRALSEEYSLALTQCKQAWTTYGFGANRPTTVDIDTGVNFGHEDLTGIVTHAFSWYDLDNGGALIDGSDDPTVQPLDYLGTARTSTDGAGHGTHTAGTLAARGNNGKGVAGVCWNVDLVSYKGLSDAGSGGTWAIYGSLYHLIQWKAAHYPHTIAVNMSLGGSSASQFAIDMVEQCVENNVVIVASMGNTGQSLAQYPAGYAGVVAVGATNGQDKKVHFSTSGRNISVCAPGYDIISTYIGSTTEYESDSGTSMSAPFVTGLVNYMLTFAPDLNPAQIKTYLEANADFIEGATGYTEGTGWGRVNVLKTIAAVVADVNAHTTPASNYVNAPLKVKVLNTFQGSTSPFSGVATYLYQCDSAGAISNYVASSLTVAGSVTGEDGVAFFNLLRPGYYVVKTYYGSTAGSSSVFQVQAGQSIPVQTINYALPLYYIQTFPTAAGGTADDIITLYNAAGATLTTYDVGALDTLAVVLPSATYTIRITTYGGFYGEYALWMGPALHATPAPNTFATVNTGAGEVLGSQSHVKATPQAIGLNTLVYGKTTSGATAGDFYAVVIP
- a CDS encoding replication-associated recombination protein A — translated: MSHAPLPERLRPTTLDEVVGQEHLLGPKGGLTRLTAGGRLPSMVLWGPPGTGKTTLARILAEATGHTFREFSGVGGSAAELKKFLQESRDMPLFRGVPPVVFLDEIHRFNRAQQDILLPFLERGEAVLIGATTENPAFYLNPALRSRCQLIALKGLEPAHIQRVLARAWAKERDGEPEPPEVFEWLSHWAGGDLRAALSGLETWMEMPDADLESLQGALGGRMMFDRADGHYDLASAFQKSLRGSDADAALYYLSRMIRGGEDPRFIARRLMVCAAEDVGNADPQAFILAEAASRAVEQIGWPEARIPLAQAVIYVANAAKSNATVMGIDAALAAEDAPIPEAIRDSHTSTARKAGMGTGYHYSHNDYDREQAFLPDRLRSQAFYEPRRPQERSWRDRQEPEAAALAGRWETWIEEHPEGGELPLEAWSAELACSREALARAVAKLAQGKFSLARKLEAKPL